In Streptomyces camelliae, the sequence CAAGCAGCGCACCCTGCACACCTTCGCCGGAGACGTGCGCGAGCTGCTCGCCGACGAGGGCGTGCGCGTGGGGGCGCATGACATGGTCGCGCCCGCCCCCGATACGGCGCTCGCCAGCGGCGACGCCGTCGCCGTGCACTACGGGCGCCCCGTCCGGCTCACCCTGGACGGCGAACGGCGCGAGGTGTGGACGACGGCGCACACGGTGGAAGGAGCGCTGGACGAGCTGGGAGTGCGCGCCGAGGGCGCGTATCTGTCCGCCTCACGCTCCCAGACCATCGGACGCGCCGGGCTCGCGCTCGACGTGCGCACCGAGCGCGCCGTCACCGTCATGGCGGACGGCCGGACCCGCACCGTCCGCACCAACGCGGCCACCGTCCGCGAGGCCGTCGAGGAGGCCGGCGTCACCCTGCGCGGCGAGGACGCCACCTCCGTCCCGCCGGACAGCTTCCCGCGCGACGGGCAGACGATCACCGTGCTGCGGGTCAGCGGCAGCCGGGAGGTCCGCGAGGAGCAGATCCCGTTCGAGGTCCGGCGCACCGAGGACCCCACCCTCTTCACGGGCACCGAGGTCATCACTCAGCCCGGCGTGCCAGGCCTGCGGCGCGACACCTACGTGCTGCGCACCGTCAACGGGGTCCGCGGGAAGCCGCGCCGGGAGGCCTCCGAGGTGGTGCGCAAGCCGAAACCGCAGATCGTCAGGGTCGGCACCAGGAAGCGGCCCACCTCCGTGGCCGGCGCCGACCACCTGAACTGGCGGGGTCTCGCCGCCTGCGAGTCCGGCGGCCGCCCGGACGCGGTCGACCCCTCGGGGACCTACGGCGGCCTCTACCAGTTCGACACCCACACCTGGCACAGCCTCGGCGGCAGCGGACGCCCCCAGGAGGCACCGGCCGAGGAACAGACGTTCCGCGCGAAGAAGCTGTACGTGCGGCGGGGGGCGACACCGTGGCCGCACTGCGGGGCGCGGCTGCGCGGCTGAAGGCCGGCGGCTGCGGGGAATCGCCGTCGGGCTGCGGACGGTCGGGCCGCTGGGGGCATCCCCTGCTCGAAGAGCTTGGGGGAGGCACGACGCCGGCGCCGGCCGGCGATCCGCCCCCGGCTCCCCCCAGGACCCGGCACCTGGCAATCCGGTCGGGCAGACCCCCGTACCCTTGTCCCGTGAGCAGCCCCACCCCCGACGCCCTCCTCGGTCCCGCCGACATCCGCGAGCTGGCGGCCGCGCTCGGTGTCCGTCCCACCAAGCAGCGCGGCCAGAACTTCGTGATCGACGCCAACACGGTCCGCCGTATCGTGCGCACCGCCGAGGTCCGCCCCGATGACGTCGTCGTGGAGGTCGGGCCGGGGCTCGGGTCTCTCACGCTGGCGCTGCTGGAGGCCGCCGACCGGGTCACCGCCGTCGAGATCGACGATGTGCTGGCCGCAGCGCTGCCCGCCACCGTCGGCGCGCGCATGCCGGAGCGTGCCGAGCGGTTCGCGCTGGTCCACTCCGACGCCATGCACGTCACCGAACTGCCCGGCCCGGCCCCGACGGCCCTGGTGGCGAACCTGCCGTACAACGTCGCCGTGCCCGTGCTGCTGCACATGCTCGACACGTTCCCGAGCATCGAGCGCACCCTGGTCATGGTGCAGTCCGAGGTCGCCGACCGGCTCGCCGCCGCGCCCGGCAACAAGGTGTACGGCGTGCCGTCGGTGAAGGCCAACTGGTACGCCGAGGTGAAGCGGGCCGGGGCGATCGGCCGCAATGTCTTCTGGCCCGCGCCGAACGTCGACAGCGGGCTGGTCTCACTGGTCCGGCGGGCCGAGCCGATCAAGACCACGGCCTCCAAGAGAGAGGTCTTCGCGGTCGTCGACGCGGCCTTCGCGCAGCGCCGCAAGACCCTGCGGGCGGCGCTCGCCGGCTGGGCCGGGTCCGCCGCTGCCGCCGAGGCCGCCCTGGTCGCGGCCGGGGTCTCGCCGCAGGCGCGCGGGGAGTCGCTGACGGTGGAGGAGTTCGCGCGGATCGCCGAGCACAAGGACGCGATCACCCGGCACGAGGAGAGCGGCACGTGAGCGTCACGGTACGGGTGCCGGCCAAGGTCAACGTCCAGCTCGCGGTCGGCGCCGCGCGCCCCGACGGGTTCCACGACCTCGCCAACGTCTTCCTCGCCGTCGGCCTGTACGACGAGGTCACCGTCACCCCGGCCGACGAGCTGCGGATCACCTGCGCCGGCCCGGACGCCGGCGAGGTCCCTCTGGACCGCACCAACCTCGCCGCGCGCGCCGCGATCGCGCTGGCCGCGCGCCGGGGGATCGAACCGGCCGTGCACATCCACATCGACAAGGACATCCCGGTCGCCGGCGGCATGGCGGGCGGCAGCGCGGACGGCGCGGGCGCGCTGCTCGCCTGCAACACGCTGTGGGGGGCGGGGGCTTCGCGGGCCGAACTGCTCGCGATCTGCGCGGAGTTGGGCAGTGACGTCCCGTTCAGCCTGGTCGGGGGTGTCGCGCTCGGTGTCGGACGGGGCGAGCAGCTGACCGCCCTGGAGACCGGCGGCACCTTCCACTGGGTCTTCGCGATGGCCGAGCGGGGGCTGTCGACGCCGGCCGTCTTCCGTGAGTTCGACCGGCTGGCTCAGGGGCGGGAGATCCCGGAGCCGGTGGCTTCGGCGGAGCTGCTGGAGGCGCTCGCGAAGGGGGACGTGGAGGCGCTGGCGGCGGCCGTGTCCAATGACCTTCAGCCTGCGGCGCTGTCCCTGTTCCCGGAGCTGGCGGACACGCTGGAGGCCGGGCGGGGGGCGGGTGCGCTTACCGCGCTGGTCTCGGGCTCCGGGCCTACGACGGCGTTCCTCGCGCGTGATGCCGAGTCGGCGGAGAAGGTCTCCCAGGCCCTGCGGGCGTCGGGGACGTGCCGGGCCGTGCGGATGGCGGTGGGGCCGGTGGCGGGGGCGACGGTTCTCTAGGGCCTCAGAGTTCGTCGATCGCCGTCAGGTCGATGTCGATGGGGTAGGGCTTGTTGACTTCGATCCGGTCGCGGTGGGTGCCATTGGGTGCGTATGTGTTCGCGAGCGGGTCGAGTGTGTAGGTGTGGACGACAGGTCTGCCGTCCTCCTCCATCTCGACCCGCCAGAAGTCAGGGATCCCCCCAGCGGCGTACTTCAGGGGCTTGGTGGTGCGGTCCCGGCACTCGGAGCCCGGGTGGACGACTTCCACGCCGAGGATGACGTCTTTGGCCTGGTAGCACATCTGGTCCAGTCCGGTGACCGCCTCGGTCCGGATCACGCTCACGTCCGGTTCGAGCCCGTTGCGTTCGTCGAGGATGACGGTCATCTGCCTACTGACGTGGAACTCGGCCGGGCACCCGGCCCGGAGGCCGCTCACCAGCAGGTCGACAGCGACGGAGTGGAAGACGGTCTGCGGACCCGGGACAACCAGCTCGCCGTCGATCAGCTCGACGTGCCGAGGCAAACCGGGCAGCGTCAGCAAGTCGTCCACGGTGTAGCCGCCTGGTGGGGTGCTTCCTCGCATGGAAGCGATCATGCGGCACCCGCGCAGCAGTCGCCGCCATACCGCCCGTACACCATCACAAAGAGTGACCGCCCCCTCACCGCTCCCCCTCACCCCCCGCTGCCCTACGCTAGAAGGCTGACCGACCCCCGCGCACAGGAGTGAAATGGCCGTCAATCTGGTCAATGTCGAGAACGTCAGCAAGGTGTACGGCACCCGTGCCCTGCTGGACGGCGTCTCGCTCGGTGTGTCGGAGGGGGACCGGATCGGGGTCGTCGGGCGCAACGGCGACGGCAAGACCACCCTCATCCGGATGCTCGCCAAGCTGGAGGAGGCCGACACCGGGCGTGTCACGCACTCCGGCGGGCTGCGGCTCGGTGTGCTCACCCAGCACGACTCCCTGGACCCCGCCGCCACCGTCCGGCACGAGGTCATCGGTGACATGGCCGACCACGAGTGGGCCGGGAACGCCAAGGTCAGGGATGTGCTGACCGGGCTCTTCGGCGGGCTCGACCTGCCGGGCTTCCCCAAGGGGCTCGACACCGTCATCGGACCGCTCTCGGGTGGTGAGCGGCGCCGGATCGCGCTCGCCAAGCTGCTCATCGAGGAGCAGGACCTGATCGTCCTCGACGAGCCCACCAACCACCTCGACGTCGAGGGCATCGCCTGGCTGGCGCGGCATCTGCAGAACCGGCGTTCGGCGCTGGTGTGCGTGACCCACGACCGGTGGTTCCTCGACCAGGTCTGCACCCGCATGTGGGACGTGCAGCGCGGCGACGTCTACGAGTACGAGGG encodes:
- a CDS encoding resuscitation-promoting factor; amino-acid sequence: MSKSQYETFETHEPYASYHHDVPAPPYGPDGSVHSAETLPYGLYEDTYRPAYEAQAYFVAEPVLPRQGAGAGVAHAGSVLEEEASEAEVAAGVSGRGARRRRARCAERPESAVRRLLPQALVVAFLAGGTTAFIANDKAIELTVDGKQRTLHTFAGDVRELLADEGVRVGAHDMVAPAPDTALASGDAVAVHYGRPVRLTLDGERREVWTTAHTVEGALDELGVRAEGAYLSASRSQTIGRAGLALDVRTERAVTVMADGRTRTVRTNAATVREAVEEAGVTLRGEDATSVPPDSFPRDGQTITVLRVSGSREVREEQIPFEVRRTEDPTLFTGTEVITQPGVPGLRRDTYVLRTVNGVRGKPRREASEVVRKPKPQIVRVGTRKRPTSVAGADHLNWRGLAACESGGRPDAVDPSGTYGGLYQFDTHTWHSLGGSGRPQEAPAEEQTFRAKKLYVRRGATPWPHCGARLRG
- a CDS encoding Uma2 family endonuclease, with protein sequence MRGSTPPGGYTVDDLLTLPGLPRHVELIDGELVVPGPQTVFHSVAVDLLVSGLRAGCPAEFHVSRQMTVILDERNGLEPDVSVIRTEAVTGLDQMCYQAKDVILGVEVVHPGSECRDRTTKPLKYAAGGIPDFWRVEMEEDGRPVVHTYTLDPLANTYAPNGTHRDRIEVNKPYPIDIDLTAIDEL
- a CDS encoding 4-(cytidine 5'-diphospho)-2-C-methyl-D-erythritol kinase — encoded protein: MSVTVRVPAKVNVQLAVGAARPDGFHDLANVFLAVGLYDEVTVTPADELRITCAGPDAGEVPLDRTNLAARAAIALAARRGIEPAVHIHIDKDIPVAGGMAGGSADGAGALLACNTLWGAGASRAELLAICAELGSDVPFSLVGGVALGVGRGEQLTALETGGTFHWVFAMAERGLSTPAVFREFDRLAQGREIPEPVASAELLEALAKGDVEALAAAVSNDLQPAALSLFPELADTLEAGRGAGALTALVSGSGPTTAFLARDAESAEKVSQALRASGTCRAVRMAVGPVAGATVL
- the rsmA gene encoding 16S rRNA (adenine(1518)-N(6)/adenine(1519)-N(6))-dimethyltransferase RsmA; its protein translation is MSSPTPDALLGPADIRELAAALGVRPTKQRGQNFVIDANTVRRIVRTAEVRPDDVVVEVGPGLGSLTLALLEAADRVTAVEIDDVLAAALPATVGARMPERAERFALVHSDAMHVTELPGPAPTALVANLPYNVAVPVLLHMLDTFPSIERTLVMVQSEVADRLAAAPGNKVYGVPSVKANWYAEVKRAGAIGRNVFWPAPNVDSGLVSLVRRAEPIKTTASKREVFAVVDAAFAQRRKTLRAALAGWAGSAAAAEAALVAAGVSPQARGESLTVEEFARIAEHKDAITRHEESGT